A single Crateriforma conspicua DNA region contains:
- a CDS encoding VanZ family protein produces the protein MEKWFRISLFGLLWCATVVGFTSARGPEVLSLIVFESEFLLNYVHFLSMLLLSVAASWLRVPPKIATRYVFLACYAIAIEATHLVSPARSFELVDLAQNLLGVLIGFLITAVLRIGWTKQIKTGSDSPSDYLSLLNRVDSLD, from the coding sequence ATGGAGAAGTGGTTTCGGATTTCCCTGTTCGGGCTACTGTGGTGCGCGACCGTGGTCGGGTTCACTTCCGCTCGTGGACCGGAGGTTCTGTCTCTGATCGTCTTCGAGAGCGAGTTCCTTTTGAACTATGTCCATTTTCTTTCAATGCTACTCCTCAGTGTCGCAGCAAGCTGGCTTCGTGTCCCCCCTAAAATTGCGACCCGATATGTGTTTCTTGCCTGCTACGCAATTGCGATAGAGGCAACTCATCTTGTAAGTCCAGCTCGCTCATTCGAGCTCGTCGATCTGGCTCAAAACCTTCTCGGGGTGCTAATTGGATTCCTGATCACGGCGGTGCTTCGCATTGGATGGACCAAGCAAATCAAAACCGGCTCTGATTCTCCCAGCGATTACCTGTCTCTTCTTAATCGTGTGGACAGTCTCGATTAA